In a genomic window of Struthio camelus isolate bStrCam1 chromosome 20, bStrCam1.hap1, whole genome shotgun sequence:
- the TSC1 gene encoding hamartin isoform X7: MSQGHVAEIYLVHLHASVYALFHRLYGMYPCNFVSFLRSHYSMKENLETFEEVVKPMMEHVRIHPELVTGSKDHELDPRRWKRLETHDVVIECAKISLDPAEASYEDGYYSVSRKLCTSLKHHQTDPSASHYIDTQSSYGTSTPYSTPRLTLSQMPGQLPQILSPQSMRLSTEPQQVTIWSPSAVCGMTTPPTSPGITPSESSQSASQPYSKAFSTSAGGKGTPLGTPATSPPPACISDDFVHVSLPSAAATPPKKEDKPDPGRPLLYRQQNVTNSEKSLDTPGSKSSVTLSDLPEFLGGLSFEDSAEKDREEDAISKEISEITTDAEHMVPRGGFDSPFYHTNESLSGSQKKTHSVVSSVQGHSLTSEPLTSSLDKPGPESARETPKQTFTPIDKPCGGSGESPAGNREGTSGETSILTPSPCKVPAQRRVGFGSGQPPLYEHLFEVALPKTAYLFVGKKTEELLKKAKGTQDEDCMSSTSPVEVLDRLIQQGADAHTKELNKLSLPSKSADWTHFGGSPPSDEIHTLRNQLLLLHNQLLYERFKRQQHALRNRRLLRKVIKATALEEHNAAMKDQLKLQEKEIQALKLSLQKEQARYHQFQEEHENIVAQLHSQIRQLQHDREEFYNQSQELQTKLEDCRNMIADLRLELKKANNKVCNTELLLSQVSQKLSNSESVQQQMEFLNRQLLVLGEVNELYLEQLQHKHTDTTKVEMLHAVFRKELEKAKLCVQQQSQRLDASQKRIAELESQLAKKDHLFLEQKKYLEDVKIQARGQLQAVESRYKAQKRITQAFELEILDLFGRLEKSSLLKKLEEKTEAAEAAEERLDCGNEGCADTVAGYSEETIGRNGETKPPSARGSSSSKGGSSSELSTPEKPQNQRFSSRWETSMLLEPSTTVPLTVGSLPSSKSFLGMKARELFRNKSESQCDEEGVTINSLSDTLKTELCKDPSMETKAPPSPDNLSLSPKIQESSVGQLHIMDYNETHHDHS, encoded by the exons ATGTCTCAAG GTCACGTTGCAGAGATTTATCTTGTCCATCTTCATGCCAGTGTTTATGCTCTCTTTCATCGTCTTTATGGAATGTACCCTTGCAATTTTGTCTCCTTTCTGCGCTCTCACTACAGTATGAAGGAAAACTTGGAGACCTTTGAAGAGGTCGTCAAG CCGATGATGGAACATGTGCGAATTCATCCAGAATTAGTGACTGGATCTAAGGACCATGAACTGGATCCACGAAG GTGGAAAAGACTAGAAACTCATGATGTTGTGATAGAATGTGCCAAAATCTCCCTGGACCCTGCAGAAGCATCGTATGAAGATGGCTATTACTCCGTGTCTCGGAAACTCTGCACAAGCTTGAAGCATCATCAAACTGACCCCAGTGCCAGCCATTACATTGACACACAGAGCAGCTATG GGACTTCTACCCCTTATTCCACTCCTCGGCTAACACTATCGCAAATGCCAGGGCAGCTACCTCAGATTCTGAGCCCACAGTCAATGCGGCTGTCTACTGAGCCACAGCAG GTTACCATCTGGAGCCCTTCTGCGGTTTGTGGTATGACCACTCCACCAACCTCCCCTGGAATTACTCCGTCAGAGTCATCCCAGTCTGCATCACAACCTTACAGCAAAGCTTTCAGCACGTCTG CAGGGGGGAAAGGGACGCCTTTGGGAACGCCGGCCACATCTCCACCACCAGCCTGCATTTCAGATGACTTTGTGCATGTTTCACTCCCTTCAGCTGCTGCCACACCTCCTAAAAAG gaggaCAAACCAGATCCTGGGAGGCCTTTACTGTACCGACAGCAAAATGTCACAAACAGTGAGAAATCATTGG acacGCCTGGTAGTAAAAGTTCAGTAACTTTAAGTGATCTTCCAGAATTTTTAGGAGGTTTGTCTTTTGAAGATAGCGCTGAAAAGGACAGAGAAGAAG ATGCAATATCTAAAGAGATCTCTGAGATCACAACTGATGCTGAACACATGGTGCCTAGAGGAGGATTTGACTCTCCGTTTTACCACACAAATGAAAGTCTATCAGGCTCTCAAAAGAAGACCCATTCAGTAGTCTCTAGTGTTCAGGGACACAGTCTGACCTCTGAGCCTTTAACATCTTCTCTGGACAAGCCTGGGCCTGAGAGCGCACGGGAAACACCCAAACAAACATTTACTCCCATAGACAAGCCCTGTGGAGGCTCTGGTGAAAGCCCTGCTGGTAACAGGGAAGGAACCTCTGGGGAGACGAGTATCCTCACTCCCAGCCCTTGCAAAGTACCAGCCCAAAGAAGAGTGGGGTTTGGGAGTGGGCAGCCTCCCCTGTATGAGCACCTTTTTGAGGTTGCATTACCAAAGACTGCCTACCTCTTTGTTGGCAAGAAGACGGAAGAGCTGCTAAAGAAAGCCAAGGGAACCCAGGATGAAGACTGCATGTCCTCCACTTCTCCAGTGGAAGTACTGGATAGACTGATACAGCAAGGAGCAGATGCACACACTAAGGAGCTGAACAA attgtCTCTGCCAAGCAAATCTGCTGACTGGACTCACTTTGGAG GTTCTCCCCCTTCAGATGAGATTCACACCCTGCGTAACCAATTGCTTTTGCTGCACAACCAGTTATTGTATGAACGCTTCAAAAGACAACAACATGCCCTTCGGAACCGGCGACTCTTGCGGAAAGTGATtaaagcaacagcactggaggAACATAATGCTGCCATG AAAGATCAGTTGAAACTACAGGAGAAAGAAATCCAGGCCTTGAAACTGAGTCTGCAGAAAGAGCAGGCAAGGTACCACCAATTTCAGGAGGAACATGAAAATATAGTGGCTCAGCTTCACAGCCAAATCAGACAGCTGCAACATGACCGTGAGGAATTCTACAACCAGAGCCAGGAATTGCAG ACCAAGCTGGAAGACTGCCGGAATATGATTGCAGACCTGAGGTTAGAATTAAAGAAAGCTAACAACAAGGTGTGTAACACAGAATTGCTTCTTAGCCAAGTTTCTCAAAAG cTTTCCAACAGTGAATCAGTACAGCAGCAGATGGAGTTCTTGAACAGGCAACTTCTGGTCCTCGGAGAGGTCAATGAGCTGTATTTGGaacagctgcagcacaagcacacAGACACTACAAAG GTTGAAATGTTGCACGCTGTTTTTCGGAAGGAACTGGAGAAAGCAAAGTTGTGCGTTCAACAGCAAAGCCAAAGGCTTGATGCTTCCCAGAAACGGATAGCTGAACTGGAATCTCAGCTTGCTAAAAAGGACCACCTGTTCCTGGAACAAAAGAAGTACCTAGAAGACGTTAAAATCCAAGCGAG aGGTCAGCTGCAAGCAGTAGAAAGTAGATACAAGGCCCAGAAAAGAATCACCCAGGCGTTTGAGCTGGAGATCTTAGATCTGTTTGGCCGGCTAGAGAAGAGTAGCCTACTgaaaaaacttgaagaaaaaacagaagcagctgaagcagcagaagaaag GTTGGATTGCGGTAATGAAGGTTGCGCAGACACTGTGGCAGGATACAGTGAAGAAACCATTGGTAGAAATGGAGAGACCAAACCTCCCAGCGCTCGGGGTAGTAGTAGCAGTAAAGGTGGTAGCAGCAGTGAGCTCTCCACCCCAGAAAAACCCCAGAACCAGAGATTCAGCAGTCGTTGGGAGACATCCATGTTGCTGGAGCCCTCTACTACTGTTCCACTGACTGTAGGTTCACTCCCCAGCTCCAAGAGCTTCCTTGGAATGAAGGCACGAGAATTATTTCGCAACAAGAGCGAGAGCCAGTGTGATGAGGAGGGTGTAACCATCAACAGCCTTTCTGATACTCTAAAGACCGAACTATGTAAAGATCCAAGCATGGAGACAAAGGCCCCTCCAAGCCCCGATAACCTTAGCCTTTCACCTAAGATCCAGGAAAGCAGTGTTGGACAGCTTCATATCATGGACTACAATGAAACTCATCATGACCACAGTTAA
- the TSC1 gene encoding hamartin isoform X2 has protein sequence MAQQANVGELLSMLDSSLLGVLEDITAAFKDNLICDRGPMLVNNLVDYYLETSSQQALHILSTLQEPHDKHLLDKINEYMGKPATRLPTLSLLGHVIRRQPSWKHKLSQAPLLLSLLKCLKTDTDVVVLTTGVLVLITMLPMIPQSGKQYLHDFFGIFGRLSAWCLQNPGHVAEIYLVHLHASVYALFHRLYGMYPCNFVSFLRSHYSMKENLETFEEVVKPMMEHVRIHPELVTGSKDHELDPRRWKRLETHDVVIECAKISLDPAEASYEDGYYSVSRKLCTSLKHHQTDPSASHYIDTQSSYGTSTPYSTPRLTLSQMPGQLPQILSPQSMRLSTEPQQVTIWSPSAVCGMTTPPTSPGITPSESSQSASQPYSKAFSTSGGKGTPLGTPATSPPPACISDDFVHVSLPSAAATPPKKEDKPDPGRPLLYRQQNVTNSEKSLDTPGSKSSVTLSDLPEFLGGLSFEDSAEKDREEDAISKEISEITTDAEHMVPRGGFDSPFYHTNESLSGSQKKTHSVVSSVQGHSLTSEPLTSSLDKPGPESARETPKQTFTPIDKPCGGSGESPAGNREGTSGETSILTPSPCKVPAQRRVGFGSGQPPLYEHLFEVALPKTAYLFVGKKTEELLKKAKGTQDEDCMSSTSPVEVLDRLIQQGADAHTKELNKLSLPSKSADWTHFGGSPPSDEIHTLRNQLLLLHNQLLYERFKRQQHALRNRRLLRKVIKATALEEHNAAMKDQLKLQEKEIQALKLSLQKEQARYHQFQEEHENIVAQLHSQIRQLQHDREEFYNQSQELQTKLEDCRNMIADLRLELKKANNKVCNTELLLSQVSQKLSNSESVQQQMEFLNRQLLVLGEVNELYLEQLQHKHTDTTKEVEMLHAVFRKELEKAKLCVQQQSQRLDASQKRIAELESQLAKKDHLFLEQKKYLEDVKIQARGQLQAVESRYKAQKRITQAFELEILDLFGRLEKSSLLKKLEEKTEAAEAAEERLDCGNEGCADTVAGYSEETIGRNGETKPPSARGSSSSKGGSSSELSTPEKPQNQRFSSRWETSMLLEPSTTVPLTVGSLPSSKSFLGMKARELFRNKSESQCDEEGVTINSLSDTLKTELCKDPSMETKAPPSPDNLSLSPKIQESSVGQLHIMDYNETHHDHS, from the exons ATGGCACAGCAAGCAAATGTTGGTGAGCTCCTCTCAATGCTGGATTCTTCACTTCTGGGTGTCCTGGAAGATATAACAGCTGCCTTCAAAGATAATCTCATTTGTG ACCGTGGACCTATGCTTGTGAACAACCTGGTAGACTATTATTTGGAAACCAGTTCTCAGCAGGCACTGCATATACTGTCCACGCTGCAAGAGCCTCATGATAAG CACCTACTGGACAAAATTAATGAATATATGGGCAAACCTGCTACCCGTTTACCCacgctctctctgctggggcaTGTGATAAGACGACAGCCGTCTTGGAAACATAAGCTTTCTCAAGCACCTCTCCTGCTTTCATTACTTAAATGTCTCAAG acTGACACAGATGTAGTAGTACTCACCACAGGTGTCCTAGTGCTAATAACCATGTTGCCAATGATTCCTCAGTCTGGCAAACAATACCTTCATGATTTCTTTGGTATCTTTGGCCGTCTCTCAGCCTGGTGCTTGCAGAATCCAG GTCACGTTGCAGAGATTTATCTTGTCCATCTTCATGCCAGTGTTTATGCTCTCTTTCATCGTCTTTATGGAATGTACCCTTGCAATTTTGTCTCCTTTCTGCGCTCTCACTACAGTATGAAGGAAAACTTGGAGACCTTTGAAGAGGTCGTCAAG CCGATGATGGAACATGTGCGAATTCATCCAGAATTAGTGACTGGATCTAAGGACCATGAACTGGATCCACGAAG GTGGAAAAGACTAGAAACTCATGATGTTGTGATAGAATGTGCCAAAATCTCCCTGGACCCTGCAGAAGCATCGTATGAAGATGGCTATTACTCCGTGTCTCGGAAACTCTGCACAAGCTTGAAGCATCATCAAACTGACCCCAGTGCCAGCCATTACATTGACACACAGAGCAGCTATG GGACTTCTACCCCTTATTCCACTCCTCGGCTAACACTATCGCAAATGCCAGGGCAGCTACCTCAGATTCTGAGCCCACAGTCAATGCGGCTGTCTACTGAGCCACAGCAG GTTACCATCTGGAGCCCTTCTGCGGTTTGTGGTATGACCACTCCACCAACCTCCCCTGGAATTACTCCGTCAGAGTCATCCCAGTCTGCATCACAACCTTACAGCAAAGCTTTCAGCACGTCTG GGGGGAAAGGGACGCCTTTGGGAACGCCGGCCACATCTCCACCACCAGCCTGCATTTCAGATGACTTTGTGCATGTTTCACTCCCTTCAGCTGCTGCCACACCTCCTAAAAAG gaggaCAAACCAGATCCTGGGAGGCCTTTACTGTACCGACAGCAAAATGTCACAAACAGTGAGAAATCATTGG acacGCCTGGTAGTAAAAGTTCAGTAACTTTAAGTGATCTTCCAGAATTTTTAGGAGGTTTGTCTTTTGAAGATAGCGCTGAAAAGGACAGAGAAGAAG ATGCAATATCTAAAGAGATCTCTGAGATCACAACTGATGCTGAACACATGGTGCCTAGAGGAGGATTTGACTCTCCGTTTTACCACACAAATGAAAGTCTATCAGGCTCTCAAAAGAAGACCCATTCAGTAGTCTCTAGTGTTCAGGGACACAGTCTGACCTCTGAGCCTTTAACATCTTCTCTGGACAAGCCTGGGCCTGAGAGCGCACGGGAAACACCCAAACAAACATTTACTCCCATAGACAAGCCCTGTGGAGGCTCTGGTGAAAGCCCTGCTGGTAACAGGGAAGGAACCTCTGGGGAGACGAGTATCCTCACTCCCAGCCCTTGCAAAGTACCAGCCCAAAGAAGAGTGGGGTTTGGGAGTGGGCAGCCTCCCCTGTATGAGCACCTTTTTGAGGTTGCATTACCAAAGACTGCCTACCTCTTTGTTGGCAAGAAGACGGAAGAGCTGCTAAAGAAAGCCAAGGGAACCCAGGATGAAGACTGCATGTCCTCCACTTCTCCAGTGGAAGTACTGGATAGACTGATACAGCAAGGAGCAGATGCACACACTAAGGAGCTGAACAA attgtCTCTGCCAAGCAAATCTGCTGACTGGACTCACTTTGGAG GTTCTCCCCCTTCAGATGAGATTCACACCCTGCGTAACCAATTGCTTTTGCTGCACAACCAGTTATTGTATGAACGCTTCAAAAGACAACAACATGCCCTTCGGAACCGGCGACTCTTGCGGAAAGTGATtaaagcaacagcactggaggAACATAATGCTGCCATG AAAGATCAGTTGAAACTACAGGAGAAAGAAATCCAGGCCTTGAAACTGAGTCTGCAGAAAGAGCAGGCAAGGTACCACCAATTTCAGGAGGAACATGAAAATATAGTGGCTCAGCTTCACAGCCAAATCAGACAGCTGCAACATGACCGTGAGGAATTCTACAACCAGAGCCAGGAATTGCAG ACCAAGCTGGAAGACTGCCGGAATATGATTGCAGACCTGAGGTTAGAATTAAAGAAAGCTAACAACAAGGTGTGTAACACAGAATTGCTTCTTAGCCAAGTTTCTCAAAAG cTTTCCAACAGTGAATCAGTACAGCAGCAGATGGAGTTCTTGAACAGGCAACTTCTGGTCCTCGGAGAGGTCAATGAGCTGTATTTGGaacagctgcagcacaagcacacAGACACTACAAAG GAGGTTGAAATGTTGCACGCTGTTTTTCGGAAGGAACTGGAGAAAGCAAAGTTGTGCGTTCAACAGCAAAGCCAAAGGCTTGATGCTTCCCAGAAACGGATAGCTGAACTGGAATCTCAGCTTGCTAAAAAGGACCACCTGTTCCTGGAACAAAAGAAGTACCTAGAAGACGTTAAAATCCAAGCGAG aGGTCAGCTGCAAGCAGTAGAAAGTAGATACAAGGCCCAGAAAAGAATCACCCAGGCGTTTGAGCTGGAGATCTTAGATCTGTTTGGCCGGCTAGAGAAGAGTAGCCTACTgaaaaaacttgaagaaaaaacagaagcagctgaagcagcagaagaaag GTTGGATTGCGGTAATGAAGGTTGCGCAGACACTGTGGCAGGATACAGTGAAGAAACCATTGGTAGAAATGGAGAGACCAAACCTCCCAGCGCTCGGGGTAGTAGTAGCAGTAAAGGTGGTAGCAGCAGTGAGCTCTCCACCCCAGAAAAACCCCAGAACCAGAGATTCAGCAGTCGTTGGGAGACATCCATGTTGCTGGAGCCCTCTACTACTGTTCCACTGACTGTAGGTTCACTCCCCAGCTCCAAGAGCTTCCTTGGAATGAAGGCACGAGAATTATTTCGCAACAAGAGCGAGAGCCAGTGTGATGAGGAGGGTGTAACCATCAACAGCCTTTCTGATACTCTAAAGACCGAACTATGTAAAGATCCAAGCATGGAGACAAAGGCCCCTCCAAGCCCCGATAACCTTAGCCTTTCACCTAAGATCCAGGAAAGCAGTGTTGGACAGCTTCATATCATGGACTACAATGAAACTCATCATGACCACAGTTAA
- the TSC1 gene encoding hamartin isoform X6 — protein MSQGHVAEIYLVHLHASVYALFHRLYGMYPCNFVSFLRSHYSMKENLETFEEVVKPMMEHVRIHPELVTGSKDHELDPRRWKRLETHDVVIECAKISLDPAEASYEDGYYSVSRKLCTSLKHHQTDPSASHYIDTQSSYGTSTPYSTPRLTLSQMPGQLPQILSPQSMRLSTEPQQVTIWSPSAVCGMTTPPTSPGITPSESSQSASQPYSKAFSTSGGKGTPLGTPATSPPPACISDDFVHVSLPSAAATPPKKEDKPDPGRPLLYRQQNVTNSEKSLDTPGSKSSVTLSDLPEFLGGLSFEDSAEKDREEDAISKEISEITTDAEHMVPRGGFDSPFYHTNESLSGSQKKTHSVVSSVQGHSLTSEPLTSSLDKPGPESARETPKQTFTPIDKPCGGSGESPAGNREGTSGETSILTPSPCKVPAQRRVGFGSGQPPLYEHLFEVALPKTAYLFVGKKTEELLKKAKGTQDEDCMSSTSPVEVLDRLIQQGADAHTKELNKLSLPSKSADWTHFGGSPPSDEIHTLRNQLLLLHNQLLYERFKRQQHALRNRRLLRKVIKATALEEHNAAMKDQLKLQEKEIQALKLSLQKEQARYHQFQEEHENIVAQLHSQIRQLQHDREEFYNQSQELQTKLEDCRNMIADLRLELKKANNKVCNTELLLSQVSQKLSNSESVQQQMEFLNRQLLVLGEVNELYLEQLQHKHTDTTKEVEMLHAVFRKELEKAKLCVQQQSQRLDASQKRIAELESQLAKKDHLFLEQKKYLEDVKIQARGQLQAVESRYKAQKRITQAFELEILDLFGRLEKSSLLKKLEEKTEAAEAAEERLDCGNEGCADTVAGYSEETIGRNGETKPPSARGSSSSKGGSSSELSTPEKPQNQRFSSRWETSMLLEPSTTVPLTVGSLPSSKSFLGMKARELFRNKSESQCDEEGVTINSLSDTLKTELCKDPSMETKAPPSPDNLSLSPKIQESSVGQLHIMDYNETHHDHS, from the exons ATGTCTCAAG GTCACGTTGCAGAGATTTATCTTGTCCATCTTCATGCCAGTGTTTATGCTCTCTTTCATCGTCTTTATGGAATGTACCCTTGCAATTTTGTCTCCTTTCTGCGCTCTCACTACAGTATGAAGGAAAACTTGGAGACCTTTGAAGAGGTCGTCAAG CCGATGATGGAACATGTGCGAATTCATCCAGAATTAGTGACTGGATCTAAGGACCATGAACTGGATCCACGAAG GTGGAAAAGACTAGAAACTCATGATGTTGTGATAGAATGTGCCAAAATCTCCCTGGACCCTGCAGAAGCATCGTATGAAGATGGCTATTACTCCGTGTCTCGGAAACTCTGCACAAGCTTGAAGCATCATCAAACTGACCCCAGTGCCAGCCATTACATTGACACACAGAGCAGCTATG GGACTTCTACCCCTTATTCCACTCCTCGGCTAACACTATCGCAAATGCCAGGGCAGCTACCTCAGATTCTGAGCCCACAGTCAATGCGGCTGTCTACTGAGCCACAGCAG GTTACCATCTGGAGCCCTTCTGCGGTTTGTGGTATGACCACTCCACCAACCTCCCCTGGAATTACTCCGTCAGAGTCATCCCAGTCTGCATCACAACCTTACAGCAAAGCTTTCAGCACGTCTG GGGGGAAAGGGACGCCTTTGGGAACGCCGGCCACATCTCCACCACCAGCCTGCATTTCAGATGACTTTGTGCATGTTTCACTCCCTTCAGCTGCTGCCACACCTCCTAAAAAG gaggaCAAACCAGATCCTGGGAGGCCTTTACTGTACCGACAGCAAAATGTCACAAACAGTGAGAAATCATTGG acacGCCTGGTAGTAAAAGTTCAGTAACTTTAAGTGATCTTCCAGAATTTTTAGGAGGTTTGTCTTTTGAAGATAGCGCTGAAAAGGACAGAGAAGAAG ATGCAATATCTAAAGAGATCTCTGAGATCACAACTGATGCTGAACACATGGTGCCTAGAGGAGGATTTGACTCTCCGTTTTACCACACAAATGAAAGTCTATCAGGCTCTCAAAAGAAGACCCATTCAGTAGTCTCTAGTGTTCAGGGACACAGTCTGACCTCTGAGCCTTTAACATCTTCTCTGGACAAGCCTGGGCCTGAGAGCGCACGGGAAACACCCAAACAAACATTTACTCCCATAGACAAGCCCTGTGGAGGCTCTGGTGAAAGCCCTGCTGGTAACAGGGAAGGAACCTCTGGGGAGACGAGTATCCTCACTCCCAGCCCTTGCAAAGTACCAGCCCAAAGAAGAGTGGGGTTTGGGAGTGGGCAGCCTCCCCTGTATGAGCACCTTTTTGAGGTTGCATTACCAAAGACTGCCTACCTCTTTGTTGGCAAGAAGACGGAAGAGCTGCTAAAGAAAGCCAAGGGAACCCAGGATGAAGACTGCATGTCCTCCACTTCTCCAGTGGAAGTACTGGATAGACTGATACAGCAAGGAGCAGATGCACACACTAAGGAGCTGAACAA attgtCTCTGCCAAGCAAATCTGCTGACTGGACTCACTTTGGAG GTTCTCCCCCTTCAGATGAGATTCACACCCTGCGTAACCAATTGCTTTTGCTGCACAACCAGTTATTGTATGAACGCTTCAAAAGACAACAACATGCCCTTCGGAACCGGCGACTCTTGCGGAAAGTGATtaaagcaacagcactggaggAACATAATGCTGCCATG AAAGATCAGTTGAAACTACAGGAGAAAGAAATCCAGGCCTTGAAACTGAGTCTGCAGAAAGAGCAGGCAAGGTACCACCAATTTCAGGAGGAACATGAAAATATAGTGGCTCAGCTTCACAGCCAAATCAGACAGCTGCAACATGACCGTGAGGAATTCTACAACCAGAGCCAGGAATTGCAG ACCAAGCTGGAAGACTGCCGGAATATGATTGCAGACCTGAGGTTAGAATTAAAGAAAGCTAACAACAAGGTGTGTAACACAGAATTGCTTCTTAGCCAAGTTTCTCAAAAG cTTTCCAACAGTGAATCAGTACAGCAGCAGATGGAGTTCTTGAACAGGCAACTTCTGGTCCTCGGAGAGGTCAATGAGCTGTATTTGGaacagctgcagcacaagcacacAGACACTACAAAG GAGGTTGAAATGTTGCACGCTGTTTTTCGGAAGGAACTGGAGAAAGCAAAGTTGTGCGTTCAACAGCAAAGCCAAAGGCTTGATGCTTCCCAGAAACGGATAGCTGAACTGGAATCTCAGCTTGCTAAAAAGGACCACCTGTTCCTGGAACAAAAGAAGTACCTAGAAGACGTTAAAATCCAAGCGAG aGGTCAGCTGCAAGCAGTAGAAAGTAGATACAAGGCCCAGAAAAGAATCACCCAGGCGTTTGAGCTGGAGATCTTAGATCTGTTTGGCCGGCTAGAGAAGAGTAGCCTACTgaaaaaacttgaagaaaaaacagaagcagctgaagcagcagaagaaag GTTGGATTGCGGTAATGAAGGTTGCGCAGACACTGTGGCAGGATACAGTGAAGAAACCATTGGTAGAAATGGAGAGACCAAACCTCCCAGCGCTCGGGGTAGTAGTAGCAGTAAAGGTGGTAGCAGCAGTGAGCTCTCCACCCCAGAAAAACCCCAGAACCAGAGATTCAGCAGTCGTTGGGAGACATCCATGTTGCTGGAGCCCTCTACTACTGTTCCACTGACTGTAGGTTCACTCCCCAGCTCCAAGAGCTTCCTTGGAATGAAGGCACGAGAATTATTTCGCAACAAGAGCGAGAGCCAGTGTGATGAGGAGGGTGTAACCATCAACAGCCTTTCTGATACTCTAAAGACCGAACTATGTAAAGATCCAAGCATGGAGACAAAGGCCCCTCCAAGCCCCGATAACCTTAGCCTTTCACCTAAGATCCAGGAAAGCAGTGTTGGACAGCTTCATATCATGGACTACAATGAAACTCATCATGACCACAGTTAA